From the Mycobacterium sp. DL592 genome, the window GTGCCAGACCGACGACGACGATCAGCGCCGCCGACCGGCGAGAGTGGCGGGGGCTCTTGGCTGCCTGATGCTCTTCGCCCGAGAGGCTCATCGCCGCCTGATGCTCTTCGCCCGAGAGGCTCATCGCCGCCTGATGCTCTTCGCCCGAGAGGCTCATCGCTGCCCCTCGAGATCCTTGGAATCGACCTGGCCGTGCCGCGAACACTTGGCCCACCAGCCGTCCGGGCGGACCTGCACGACCATGCGTCGACCGCAGTCGGCACAGAATCGCGGCGGTTCGAGCCCGAGCTGGGCCGCTGTTGGCACCGCGCTGCCCGCCGGCGCCCCGGTGTAGACGTTATAGACGCCGGCAGCGACCGGTGTGGGCAGCTGTTCGACCATGACCACTACAGGCTGGCGTTCAGTGCCTTGATCGGCATCTGCAGATCGTTGAGCAACTCCAGGTCGGCCTCGGCGGGCCTGCCCAGTGTGGTCAGGTAGTTGCCGACGATCACGGCGTTGACACCGCCCAGGATGCCCTGCTTGGCGCCCAAGTCGCCGAGGGTGATCTCGCGGCCGCCGGCGAAACGCAGCATGGTGCGCGGCAGTGCCAGTCGGAACGCCGCGACCGCCTTGAGCGCCTCGGCGGCGGGCAGCACCTCCAGATCGCCGAACGGGGTGCCCGGACGCGGGTTGAGGAAGTTCAGCGGCACCTCATGCGGATCAAGTTCGGCCAGATTGGCGGCGAACTCGGCGCGCTGCTCGAGCGTCTCCCCCATGCCCAGGATGCCGCCGCAGCAGACCTCCATGCCGGCGTCGCGCACCATTTGCAGCGTCTCCCAGCGCTCCTCCCAGGTATGGGTGGTCACCACGTTGGGGAAGAAGGACTTCGCCGTCTCCAGGTTGTGGTTGTAGCGGTGCACGCCCATCTCGGCGAGGCGGTCCACCTGCTCCTGGTTGAGCATGCCCAGTGAGCACGCGACCTGGATCTCGACCTCGTTGCGGATCGCCTCGATGCCGGCAGCGACCTGAGCCATCAGCCGCTCGTCGGGCCCGCGGACTGCCGCGACGATGCAGAACTCGGTTGCCCCGGTCTTGGCGGTCTGCTTGGCGGCCTCGACCAGGCTCGGGATGTCCAGCCAGGCGCTGCGCACCGGCGAGGAGAACAGGCCCGACTGCGAGCAGAAGTGGCAATCCTCGGGGCACCCACCGGTTTTCAGGCTGATGATGCCCTCGACCTCGACCTCCGGGCCGCACCAGCGCATCCGGACCTCGTGGGCCAGCGCGAGCAGCTCCTCGAGGTGATCGTCGGGCAGTTGCAGGACTTCGAGGATCTGCTCCTGGCTCAGACCCTCACCGCGTTCGAGGACCTGCTCACGGGCTGATGCCAATACGTCCACAGCTGCCTGCGTCACCGGCGCTCCTCTTCGTGCATGTGTCGAACTTGAACAGTGTTCAGGCTAGGCTAGTCGCGTGCAGCTGCACAAACGCGACGTGGTGGCCAAGGCCGCCGCCATCCTGGACAACTACGGTATCGCCGACCTCACCATGCGCCGGCTCGCCCGTGAGCTCGACGTGTCCCCCGGCGCGCTCTACTGGCATTTCGCCAACAAACAGGAACTGCTCGGCGCGGTAGCCGACCAGGTGCTGGCACCGGCCTGTGCAGACCTCGCCGCCGCCAGCTGGCGGGAGCGCATCGAAGTGGTGTGCCGCGCACTGCGTGATGCCCTGCTGTCGCACACCGACGGCGCAGAACTGGTCTCAGCGAGCTTCGCGGCCGGACAGTCCCGCGCCGTCGACCAGATTCTGGGCGTGCTGGCCAAGGCTGCCGGCGAAGCCGGAGTCGACGGCGGTCACCGAGTGCAGGCCGCGCGCACCGTGCTGCACTACGTGCTCGGCGCCACCGCCGACGAGCAGTCCCGGTTGCAATGGGATGCCGCAGGCGCCCTGCCGGAAGGGCAGTCGGTACTGACCGCCGACCCGTCCGCCGGCTTCGCGTTCGGGCTTCGGTTGCTCACCGACGGGCTGGCCGCGCAGCGCACCAATACCGCAGACCTCAGCTAGATCAGCACCTGCTCGACCCGCGCGTCGCCATCCCAGCGGCGCAACCCGACCGCGTTCGCCGCGATGTCTGCAGACAGCCCGTCGATTGCCGCGAAGGCATCGCCGAGCTGCTCGGCGGTCAAGCGGCGTCCCAACGTGACATGCGGGGTCCACTGACCGGGCGCAGTGTGCCCGTACGGCTCGCCCGCCAGATGCGGCAAACAACGGTCGTAGACCTCACGATGCAGTTCCAACAGCGCCGCCGAGGCGACGATCAACCGGGCCAGCACGAGGCGCCCACCACCGAAGACCAGCGGCGCACCCACCAGGACGGGCAGCGGAATCCGTTGCGCCAGTGCCGTCCACGCGGCATCGACATCCGGGGAGATCCGCTGGGCCGCCAGCAGGGTGATATGCGGACGGTTGGTGGCCGAGGTCACCCGCGTCTGGCTGGGCAGTCCCGCATCGTCGAGCGCCTGCCACAGCTGCCTGATCGCCGCGTCGCTGTGAGCATCGAGCGTCAACTCGATCGAGTGCGCCATCGGGCTCTACAGACCGGCGAACCAGTCCGGGTCGAACGCTCGGGCGCTCAGCAACTCGAAGTCCTTGGGCGACAACGTCGGCGCGCCTGCGGGCAGCGCCGCGCGCACCGGCGCCAGCCGGGCCAGCGCATCGCGATTGGATTTCTCGGCGGTGCCGGGCTGCGCCGGCCATGAGCCGATCACCAATCCGGCAGTCGAAAGTCCTTTGTTACCAAGCGCTTCCAGGTTCAGGACGGTGTTGTTGAGCGTGCCCAGCCCGGCCTCGGTGACGATGAGGACCGGCGCTGCGAGCTCGACGGCCAGGTCGCGCAGCGTGGTACCACCGTCGGCCAGCTCGACCAGCAACCCGCCGGCACCCTCGACCAGCGTCAGCCGCCCGGGACGGTCCAGGGCGCGGATGGCGGTCAGCAGATCGGCGGCCGACGGAAGCGGCATGCCGGCGCGCTCGGCGGCGGCCACCGGAGCCAGTGGCTCCGGATAGCGGGCCACCCCGACCAGTTCGGTGACACCGGCCAGCCGGCGGATCTCGGCCAAGTCGTCGTCGCCGTTGGCGGTCCCGGTCTGAACCGGTTTGCACACCGCGATGTCGCGCCCGACGACCCTGGCGTGACAGGCCAGGGCAGCGGTAGCGACGGTCTTGCCGACGCCCGTTCCGGTTCCGGTGATGACGACGATGCTCATGAGCGCTGCGCGCCCAGCACCGTGGTGAAAACCTGGCGAGCCAGCTCCATGTCCTCGTCGGTCAGCGAGGCCCGCGCGGTCAGTCGCAGCCGAGACGTACCCGCCGGAACGGTGGGCGGCCGGAAGCAGCCGACCCGCACACCGGCATCCAGACACGCGGCCGCAGTGGCGACCGCCACTTCCGGGTCACCCAGGATGACCGACACCACCGCCGATTCCGGGGCCTCGGCGACATCGCACATGGCCGCCAGTTCGCGCGCCCGGGTGACGACGTCCTCGGCCCGCCACGGTTCGTCGATGAGGACATCCAGGGCGGCCGCGGCAGCACCCACCGCGGCCGGGGTCAGCCCGGTGTCAAAGATGAACGTGCGGGCCGCGTCGATCAGATGGTCGCGTACGGCCGCCGGGCCGAGCACCACACCGCCTTGGCTGCCAAGCGATTTCGACATCGTCGTCGTCATCACGATGTCGGGCTCACCGGCCAGGCCTGCCTCGTGCAGCAGCCCGCGACCACCGGCACCACGCACCCCCAGCCCGTGCGCCTCGTCGACGAGCAGCAGGGCGCGGTGGGTGCGGCAGACGTCGTGCAGACGGCGCAGGGGCGCCAAGGCGCCGTCGGTACTGAACACCGAATCGGTGATCACCAGTGCCCGTTCCTCGTCGCGGCCGGCCAGTGCGGCCTCGACGGCCTCGACATCGTTGTGCGGCGTGACGGCCACCCGCGCACGCGAAAGGCGGCAGGCGTCGACCAGTGAGGCGTGCGCGAGCGCATCGGAGACCACCAGGGACCCCGGACCCGACAGCGCGGCCACCGCACCGAGGTTGGCGGCGTAGCCGGAGGAGAACACCAGCGCGGCCTCGGCTCCGACGAATGCCGCCAGGGCGGTTTCGAACTGCTCGTGCAGCTCGGTGTTGCCCGTGACGAGCCGGGAGCCGGTCGAGCCCGCACCCCAGGTGCGCAGCGCCGCCACGCCGCCGTCGATGACGGCCGGGTGCTGGGACAGGCCGAGGTAGTCGTTGGAGGCCAGGTCGAGTTCGCACGCGACCGCGGGACGCTGACGCAGCGACCTGCGCAGCCCCGCCTGCCGGCGCTGCTGCTCGACGGTGTCGAGCCAGGCCAGCGGTGAAAGACCGACACGGGTCACAGGCGCTCCTCGGGGCAGGACTTGAACACCGTTCAGGTTAGCGCGACGACAAGCGCCGAGGAACGAGGGGTGAGGAATCGCGCCATCAAACCCAGCGCGACGACAAGCGCCGAGGCACGAGGGGTGAAGAGCCGCGCCATCAGGCCAGAGCACGGGCGGCCGAGACTATCGCCGAGGTGATCTGGGCGACCTCGTCGGGGGTGCAGATGAACGGCGGCATCGCGTAGATGAGATTGCGGAACGGCCGCAGCCACACCCCGTGGTCCAGTGCGACACGGGTGACGGTCTTCACGTCGACGGGTTCGCGGGTCTCGATGACGCCGATAGCCCCGAGAACCCGGACGTCGGCCACCGCGGGCAGTGTGCGGGCCGGCTCCAGGCCGGCGGCCAGCCCGGCGCTGATCTCGGCCACCCGGGCCCGCCAGTCCTGGGCGAGCAGCAACTCCACCGAGGCCACCGACACCGCGCAGGCCAGCGCGTTGGCCATGAACGTCGGGCCGTGCATGAGCGCTCCGGCGTCGCTGCCACTGATGGTGCGGGCGATATCGAGCGTGCACAGCGTCGCGGCCAGCGTGACGTAACCACCCGTCAGTGCCTTGCCCACGCACATGATGTCGGGGCTGACACCGGCGTGGTCTGCGGCGAACATCTCCCCCGTGCGCCCGAAGCCGGTGGCGATCTCGTCGAAGATCAGCAGCACGTTGTGGCGGTCGCAGATGGCCCGCAGATCCGTGAGGTAGCGCGGGTCGTGGAAGCGCATGCCACCCGCGCCCTGCACCACCGGCTCGACGATCACCGCGGCAACCTCGTCGGCGTGCTCCCGAAGCTGCGCCTCGAAGGCCCCGACGTAGCCGGGGTCATAGCCGGCGGGCACCGGCGGGGCGAACAGCTGCGGGAACAACACATCCGTCCACAGCGAATGCATGCCGCCGTCGGGGTCGCACACGCTCATCGGGGTAAAGGTGTCGCCGTGGTAGCCGCCACGCCACGTCATCATCCGGTTCTTGCCGAATCGGCCCAGGCTGCGCCAGTACTGCAGCGCCATCTTGGCTGCGACCTCCACGGCCACCGACCCCGAGTCGGAGAAGAACACCGTATCCAGGCCCGCCGGGGTGATGTCGACGAGCAGTTGCGCCAGCCGGGCGGCCGGCTCATGGGTGAGACCGCCGAACATGACGTGGTTCATCACCGCCAGCTGGCGGCGCAGCGCCTCGTCGAGAACCGGGTGACCGTGACCGTGCACGGCGGTCCACCAGGAGGCCATCGCGTCGAGCGCCTGCACCTCGGTGCCGTCGCGGACCAGGGTGAGCCAGGCGCCGCGGGCTGCAACCGCAACCACCGGCGGCATCGCCTCGGCCCCGATCGTGCTGTAGGGGTGCCAGATATGCGCGGCGTCGATCGCGCTGATCTGCTCAGGGGTCAACGCCGACACGCTGTGGAAGCCTAGTGCAGGACGGCGGCGGCGCCGTCCGCCTCTCGGCGGCCTTTGCTCCTCGCCGACTGGCGCCCGGCAGGGCGGTTCGCTGGAGATGAGCCGCAGCACGGGGTTCGGTAGATTATCCCTCGATCATGATGACCCTGACTCCGGCCCCGCCGACCGCCGCCATGGGGACCCGGCAGTCCGGGTTCTACCGGCACGATCTCGACGGCCTCCGCGGTGTCGCGATCGCGCTCGTGGCCGTGTTCCACGTGTGGTTCGGGCGGGTTTCCGGCGGGGTCGACGTGTTCCTGGTGCTGTCCGGATTCTTCTTCGGCGGTTCGCTGTTGCGGACCGCGCTGAAACCGGAGGCGTCGCTGTCGCCGTGGCCGGAGATCAAGCGGCTGGTGCGCCGACTACTCCCCGCACTCGTGGTCGTGCTTGCCGCGGCCGCCGTACTCACGATCCTCGTGCAGCCGGAAACGCGGTGGGAGACGTTTGCCGACCAGAGCCTGGCGAGCCTCGGGTACTACCAGAACTGGGAGCTGGCAGCGACGGCCTCGAACTACTTGCGCGCCGGTGAGGCGGTCTCTCCGCTGCAGCACATCTGGTCGATGTCTGTTCAGGGGCAGTTCTACATCGCGTTCCTGATACTTGTCTTCCTGTTTGCCTACGCGCTGCGCCGCCCGCTCGGCAAACGGCTGCGCGCGACGTTCGTCGGGTTGCTGAGCGTCCTGACGATCGCGTCGTTCATCTTTGCCATCTACGCCCACCAGGCCAACCAGACCACCGCCTACTACAACAGCTTCGCCCGGGCCTGGGAGTTGCTGCTGGGCGCGCTCATCGGCGCTGCGGTCCCCTATGTCAGGTGGCCGATGTGGCTGCGGACGGCGGCGGCCTGCATCGGCCTGGCGGTGATCGTGTCCTGCGGCGCTCTGATCGACGGCGTCAAGGAGTTCCCCGGGCCGTGGGCGCTGGTGCCCGTCGGGGCAGCCGTGCTGATGATTCTGGCGGCGGCCAACCGGCAATCACGGCCCTCGACCGCCGAGCGCATGCCGCTGCCCAGTCGACTGCTGGCGACCGGACCGCTGGTGACGCTCGGCTCCATGGCGTACTCGCTTTATCTGTGGCATTGGCCGCTGCTGATCTTCTGGCTGGCCTACACCGGTGAGGGCCACGCCGGCCTGCTCGACGGTGCCGTCATCCTGGCCATCTCGGGCGTACTCGCCTACCTGACGATGCGGTTCGTCGAAGAGCCGCTGCGCTACCGCCGCCCGGCAGTCACGAACGCTCCGCAGGCCAACGTCATCCCCTGGCGGACCCGGCTGCGCCGTCCCACGATCGCGCTGGGTACCGCCGTGGCGCTGCTGGGCGTGGCGCTCACCGCAACGTCGTTCACCTGGCGCGAGCACGTCACCGTCCAACGCGCCAGCGGCAAGGAGCTCGCCGCCCTTTCGTCAGATAGCTATCCCGGTGCTCGCGCCCTCACCGAGCATGCGCGGGTGCCCCAGCTGCCGATGCGGCCTACGGTGCTGGAAGCGGAGAACGACCTGCCCGAGTCGACCAACGACGGTTGCATCAGTGATTTCGACAACGTCGGGATCATCAACTGCACCTACGGCGACGAGTCGGCCACCCGCACCATCGCACTGGCCGGCGGATCACACGCCGAGCACTGGATCACCGCCCTCGACGCCCTGGGCAAGATGCACCACTTCAAGATCGTGACCTACCTCAAGATGGGCTGCCCGCTGACCACCGAGGAGACCCCGCTGGTGATGGGCGACAACCGGCCCTACCCGCAGTGTCACACCTGGAACGAACGGGTGATGGCCAAGCTGATCAAAGATCACCCCGACTACGTGTTCACCACCTCGACCCGGCCGTGGAACATCAAGCCTGGCGATGTGATGCCCGCTACGTACATCGGTATCTGGCAGACGTTGTCGGACAACAACATTCCGATCCTCGCGATGCGCGACACACCGTGGATGGTGCGCGACGGAAAGCCGTTCTTCCCGTCGGATTGCCTGGCGAGCGGCGGTGACGCGGTGTCGTGCGGGATCAAGCGCTCCGAGGTGCTCTCCGACCGCAACCAAACCCTGGACTTCCTCGGCCAGTTCCCGTTGATGAGGGTCCTCGACCTCAGCGACGCGGTGTGCCGACCGGACTGGTGTCGCGCCGTGGAGGGAAATGTGCTGCTCTACCACGATTCTCATCACCTGTCAGCAACGTATATGCGCACCCTGATTCCGGAACTGGGACGTCAATTGCGGGCGGCGACGGGCTGGTGGTGACTACCCGCGCGTGCCGGCGTCCGCGCCGATAAGGTCAGAACATGTCGTCGAGCGAACCAGCAGGCTCAGCTCCCGCCAAACCGAGCGTGACCGCGGTGTGGCCTGGCACTCCCTACCCACTGGGCGCCACCTACGACGGAGCGGGGACGAACTTCTCGGTGTTCTCCGAAGTCGCCGAGAAAGTCGAGCTGTGCCTGATCGCCAAGGACGGCACCGAAACCCGTATCAATCTCGACGAAGTCGACGGCTTCGTCTGGCACGCCTACCTGCCCACCATCACGCCTGGGCAGCGCTACGGCTTCCGGGTGTACGGCCCCTGGGACCCCGCAAACGGGCACCGCTGCGACCCCAGCAAGCTGTTGCTCGACCCCTACGGCAAGTCCTTCCACGGTGACTTCGAGTTCACCCAGGCGCTCTACTCCTACGACATGGCGGCCCAGGACCTCGCCACGGGCGGCACCCCGCCCATGGTGGACTCTCTGGGCCACACCATGACCAGCGTCGTGATCAACCCGTTCTTCCACTGGGGATCCGACCATCCGCCGCGAACGCCCTACCACGAGACGATCATTTACGAAGCCCACGTCAAGGGGATGACGCAAACCCATCCAGGCGTGCCCGAGGAACTGCGCGGAACCTACGCCGGGCTGGGGCATCCGGCGGTGATCGATCACCTCAAGTCGCTCAACGTCACCGCCATCGAACTGATGCCGGTGCACCAGTTCCTGCACGACCACCGGCTGCTCGACCTCGGACTGCGAAACTACTGGGGCTACAACACCTTCGGGTTCTTCGCACCGCATTACCAGTACGCCGCCACCCAGCACGCGGGTGCGGCGGTGGCCGAGTTCAAGACCATGGTGCGCTCGTTCCATGAGGCCGGTATCGAGGTGATCCTCGAC encodes:
- the bioB gene encoding biotin synthase BioB, which gives rise to MTQAAVDVLASAREQVLERGEGLSQEQILEVLQLPDDHLEELLALAHEVRMRWCGPEVEVEGIISLKTGGCPEDCHFCSQSGLFSSPVRSAWLDIPSLVEAAKQTAKTGATEFCIVAAVRGPDERLMAQVAAGIEAIRNEVEIQVACSLGMLNQEQVDRLAEMGVHRYNHNLETAKSFFPNVVTTHTWEERWETLQMVRDAGMEVCCGGILGMGETLEQRAEFAANLAELDPHEVPLNFLNPRPGTPFGDLEVLPAAEALKAVAAFRLALPRTMLRFAGGREITLGDLGAKQGILGGVNAVIVGNYLTTLGRPAEADLELLNDLQMPIKALNASL
- a CDS encoding TetR/AcrR family transcriptional regulator C-terminal domain-containing protein, coding for MQLHKRDVVAKAAAILDNYGIADLTMRRLARELDVSPGALYWHFANKQELLGAVADQVLAPACADLAAASWRERIEVVCRALRDALLSHTDGAELVSASFAAGQSRAVDQILGVLAKAAGEAGVDGGHRVQAARTVLHYVLGATADEQSRLQWDAAGALPEGQSVLTADPSAGFAFGLRLLTDGLAAQRTNTADLS
- a CDS encoding 2'-5' RNA ligase family protein yields the protein MAHSIELTLDAHSDAAIRQLWQALDDAGLPSQTRVTSATNRPHITLLAAQRISPDVDAAWTALAQRIPLPVLVGAPLVFGGGRLVLARLIVASAALLELHREVYDRCLPHLAGEPYGHTAPGQWTPHVTLGRRLTAEQLGDAFAAIDGLSADIAANAVGLRRWDGDARVEQVLI
- the bioD gene encoding dethiobiotin synthase; its protein translation is MSIVVITGTGTGVGKTVATAALACHARVVGRDIAVCKPVQTGTANGDDDLAEIRRLAGVTELVGVARYPEPLAPVAAAERAGMPLPSAADLLTAIRALDRPGRLTLVEGAGGLLVELADGGTTLRDLAVELAAPVLIVTEAGLGTLNNTVLNLEALGNKGLSTAGLVIGSWPAQPGTAEKSNRDALARLAPVRAALPAGAPTLSPKDFELLSARAFDPDWFAGL
- a CDS encoding 8-amino-7-oxononanoate synthase, whose product is MTRVGLSPLAWLDTVEQQRRQAGLRRSLRQRPAVACELDLASNDYLGLSQHPAVIDGGVAALRTWGAGSTGSRLVTGNTELHEQFETALAAFVGAEAALVFSSGYAANLGAVAALSGPGSLVVSDALAHASLVDACRLSRARVAVTPHNDVEAVEAALAGRDEERALVITDSVFSTDGALAPLRRLHDVCRTHRALLLVDEAHGLGVRGAGGRGLLHEAGLAGEPDIVMTTTMSKSLGSQGGVVLGPAAVRDHLIDAARTFIFDTGLTPAAVGAAAAALDVLIDEPWRAEDVVTRARELAAMCDVAEAPESAVVSVILGDPEVAVATAAACLDAGVRVGCFRPPTVPAGTSRLRLTARASLTDEDMELARQVFTTVLGAQRS
- a CDS encoding adenosylmethionine--8-amino-7-oxononanoate transaminase; the protein is MSALTPEQISAIDAAHIWHPYSTIGAEAMPPVVAVAARGAWLTLVRDGTEVQALDAMASWWTAVHGHGHPVLDEALRRQLAVMNHVMFGGLTHEPAARLAQLLVDITPAGLDTVFFSDSGSVAVEVAAKMALQYWRSLGRFGKNRMMTWRGGYHGDTFTPMSVCDPDGGMHSLWTDVLFPQLFAPPVPAGYDPGYVGAFEAQLREHADEVAAVIVEPVVQGAGGMRFHDPRYLTDLRAICDRHNVLLIFDEIATGFGRTGEMFAADHAGVSPDIMCVGKALTGGYVTLAATLCTLDIARTISGSDAGALMHGPTFMANALACAVSVASVELLLAQDWRARVAEISAGLAAGLEPARTLPAVADVRVLGAIGVIETREPVDVKTVTRVALDHGVWLRPFRNLIYAMPPFICTPDEVAQITSAIVSAARALA
- a CDS encoding acyltransferase family protein, whose amino-acid sequence is MMTLTPAPPTAAMGTRQSGFYRHDLDGLRGVAIALVAVFHVWFGRVSGGVDVFLVLSGFFFGGSLLRTALKPEASLSPWPEIKRLVRRLLPALVVVLAAAAVLTILVQPETRWETFADQSLASLGYYQNWELAATASNYLRAGEAVSPLQHIWSMSVQGQFYIAFLILVFLFAYALRRPLGKRLRATFVGLLSVLTIASFIFAIYAHQANQTTAYYNSFARAWELLLGALIGAAVPYVRWPMWLRTAAACIGLAVIVSCGALIDGVKEFPGPWALVPVGAAVLMILAAANRQSRPSTAERMPLPSRLLATGPLVTLGSMAYSLYLWHWPLLIFWLAYTGEGHAGLLDGAVILAISGVLAYLTMRFVEEPLRYRRPAVTNAPQANVIPWRTRLRRPTIALGTAVALLGVALTATSFTWREHVTVQRASGKELAALSSDSYPGARALTEHARVPQLPMRPTVLEAENDLPESTNDGCISDFDNVGIINCTYGDESATRTIALAGGSHAEHWITALDALGKMHHFKIVTYLKMGCPLTTEETPLVMGDNRPYPQCHTWNERVMAKLIKDHPDYVFTTSTRPWNIKPGDVMPATYIGIWQTLSDNNIPILAMRDTPWMVRDGKPFFPSDCLASGGDAVSCGIKRSEVLSDRNQTLDFLGQFPLMRVLDLSDAVCRPDWCRAVEGNVLLYHDSHHLSATYMRTLIPELGRQLRAATGWW